The proteins below are encoded in one region of Paenibacillus albus:
- a CDS encoding transposase: MDEQLGHNQMDPVSGEPVEVDGVYTNELGREEHLKRGDVFPADPQIGTTEWELTQLAFDNHHEGKTDERLTPKKEITQHEAHLQHPRRHPDDVDK, encoded by the coding sequence ATGGATGAACAATTAGGGCATAATCAGATGGACCCGGTATCAGGTGAGCCCGTTGAAGTAGATGGCGTCTATACGAACGAGCTTGGTCGTGAGGAGCATTTGAAGCGTGGTGATGTGTTCCCTGCTGACCCGCAGATCGGGACAACGGAATGGGAGCTCACCCAGCTCGCTTTCGATAACCATCATGAAGGCAAGACCGACGAGCGGCTCACGCCTAAGAAGGAAATTACGCAGCATGAAGCACATCTGCAGCATCCGCGCAGACATCCGGACGATGTTGATAAATAA
- a CDS encoding DNA alkylation repair protein, which yields MAEPLKAMYDLPFLRQFAARVASAWAPFRQEDFIQLVMGDGWEALELKGRMRRITHALGATLPASYPEALGVLLAIHEQCAGFPYLFFPDFVEVYGLEEQHHERSLNALERFTAQSSAEFAIRPFLLQAPERTLARMLEWALSPNEHVRRLASEGCRPRLPWAPALTMYKKDPSPIVPLLELLKCDPSLYVRKSVANNLNDIAKDHPAIVIEIAKRWSGHHQWTDWIVRHGCRSLIKAADPEIMALFGYEEHKADAEGFVEHAALQALSQEVRIGEESELRYEVKLRQSPSTELLRLRVELGVFYVKSGGKVSEKRFLVTDKKAAPGTSFGGMKKLSWKDLSTRKHYEGLHRLTLVVNGLTVAETSIMVSQLEQGSGAE from the coding sequence ATGGCTGAACCGTTAAAAGCAATGTATGACCTGCCGTTCCTGCGGCAATTTGCAGCACGCGTCGCCTCCGCGTGGGCACCTTTTCGGCAAGAGGACTTTATCCAGCTCGTCATGGGTGATGGCTGGGAGGCTCTCGAACTGAAAGGACGAATGAGGCGTATTACGCATGCGCTTGGGGCAACTTTGCCTGCATCATACCCGGAAGCACTCGGTGTATTGCTTGCCATTCATGAGCAGTGCGCTGGCTTCCCGTACTTATTTTTCCCTGATTTTGTAGAGGTGTATGGTCTGGAGGAGCAGCATCACGAGCGTTCATTGAATGCCCTCGAGCGCTTCACGGCGCAGTCATCAGCCGAGTTCGCGATTCGTCCGTTCCTGCTGCAGGCGCCAGAGCGCACGCTCGCACGCATGCTGGAATGGGCGCTGAGCCCGAATGAGCATGTACGCCGGCTTGCCAGCGAAGGCTGTAGACCGCGCCTGCCGTGGGCGCCTGCCTTAACGATGTACAAAAAGGACCCCTCTCCGATTGTGCCGCTGCTCGAGCTGCTGAAATGCGATCCGTCGCTGTATGTACGCAAGAGTGTCGCTAATAATTTGAACGATATCGCAAAGGATCATCCGGCAATTGTTATCGAAATTGCAAAACGCTGGAGCGGCCATCATCAGTGGACGGATTGGATTGTCCGACATGGCTGCCGATCGCTCATCAAAGCGGCAGATCCGGAAATTATGGCGCTGTTCGGCTATGAAGAGCACAAGGCGGATGCAGAAGGCTTCGTCGAGCATGCAGCGCTGCAGGCACTCTCGCAGGAAGTGCGCATTGGCGAAGAGAGCGAGCTGCGCTACGAAGTGAAGCTGCGCCAGTCACCGAGCACGGAGCTGCTCCGTCTTCGTGTGGAGCTTGGCGTCTTCTATGTGAAATCCGGAGGTAAAGTATCGGAGAAACGGTTCCTCGTAACCGACAAGAAAGCTGCTCCGGGCACCAGCTTCGGAGGAATGAAGAAGCTGAGCTGGAAGGACTTATCGACTCGTAAGCATTATGAAGGACTACATAGGCTGACGCTAGTAGTGAACGGCCTTACGGTTGCCGAGACATCCATCATGGTGTCCCAGCTTGAACAAGGGAGCGGTGCGGAATGA
- a CDS encoding diacylglycerol/lipid kinase family protein: MWIFAVNEQAGSGRGKIIWKLVEAELQRRSLPYLAVITASAETACEEVHSLLARSRSGIQSQSQGQSLAGSNQSPSNVRAVTVIGGDGTVHSILPALQGSGVPLGLIPSGSGNDTARAFGIPKQPLAALERVLQGETVAVDLIILGGNNSGNVQPQKPVLTALAVGFDAAIASAVNRSSYKKLCNRLGVGSLAYVIALFHMLLIYRPRQMTVTIDGTQHVYNRGWMAAICNVPAYGGGLRICPEASPSDGVLDICIVHTCTPLQLLRLFPTLLTGKHVRLPFVTMLRGRRVSVSAESMEGAAPISAFGDGEPACDVPLEVEAASNRLFLVR; the protein is encoded by the coding sequence ATGTGGATATTCGCGGTTAATGAACAAGCCGGAAGCGGCCGTGGAAAAATAATATGGAAGCTTGTTGAAGCCGAGCTGCAGCGCAGAAGTCTCCCGTATCTTGCCGTCATTACGGCTTCGGCCGAGACTGCGTGCGAGGAAGTGCATAGTTTACTTGCTCGGAGCCGGAGCGGGATTCAGAGTCAGAGTCAAGGTCAGAGTCTCGCCGGCAGTAATCAATCTCCCTCAAATGTGAGAGCGGTTACCGTAATTGGCGGCGATGGCACGGTCCATAGTATCTTACCGGCGCTGCAAGGCAGCGGCGTTCCGCTCGGGCTCATCCCGTCCGGCTCCGGCAACGATACGGCTCGCGCCTTCGGCATTCCGAAGCAGCCGCTTGCCGCGCTTGAACGGGTGCTTCAAGGCGAGACAGTAGCGGTCGATCTCATTATTCTCGGCGGTAACAACAGCGGCAACGTTCAACCGCAGAAGCCCGTATTGACTGCGCTCGCCGTCGGCTTCGACGCAGCAATCGCCTCCGCGGTGAATCGCTCTTCTTATAAAAAACTATGTAACCGGCTTGGCGTCGGCTCGTTAGCTTATGTTATTGCTCTCTTCCACATGCTACTAATCTACCGCCCTCGCCAGATGACGGTGACGATAGATGGCACTCAGCACGTTTACAATCGTGGTTGGATGGCTGCGATCTGCAATGTCCCCGCTTACGGCGGCGGCCTGCGAATCTGCCCAGAGGCATCGCCTTCCGATGGCGTGCTCGATATCTGCATTGTGCACACATGTACACCGCTGCAGCTGCTGCGCCTCTTTCCAACACTCCTTACAGGCAAGCATGTCCGACTGCCATTCGTGACGATGCTGCGCGGACGACGGGTTTCGGTTAGCGCTGAATCCATGGAGGGAGCTGCTCCTATCTCCGCATTCGGAGACGGCGAACCGGCCTGCGATGTGCCGCTTGAAGTCGAAGCTGCTTCAAATCGGCTGTTTTTGGTGAGATAA
- a CDS encoding TVP38/TMEM64 family protein yields the protein MDHFQDWIRSLKNLDLEHLQRTLESYKAYGPLPGILLPLAESFLPVLPLLVFVAANANIYGLWLGSLLSWIGVCSGSILLFWIARRLGGHLSGWIRRKFPRASKLLVFIEKRGFTPVFLFACFPFSPSAVINVVSGLSRISFGSFILAILLGKAVMILCVSVLSFDIGDLTKQPWRIILALVLFIVMWLGGKKLESRYHLK from the coding sequence ATGGATCATTTTCAAGATTGGATTCGCTCACTGAAAAATCTAGACCTCGAGCATTTACAGCGGACGCTCGAGAGCTATAAAGCATACGGTCCTCTGCCGGGCATTCTGCTGCCGCTTGCAGAATCGTTCCTCCCGGTGCTGCCGCTGCTCGTATTCGTTGCTGCCAACGCTAATATTTACGGGCTGTGGCTGGGCTCGCTGTTATCCTGGATCGGCGTCTGCAGCGGCTCGATTCTGTTGTTCTGGATCGCGCGCAGGCTCGGCGGCCATCTAAGCGGCTGGATCCGCCGCAAATTTCCCCGCGCCTCGAAGCTGCTCGTGTTTATCGAGAAACGCGGCTTCACGCCGGTGTTTCTATTCGCTTGCTTTCCTTTCTCGCCTTCAGCGGTCATTAACGTCGTCTCCGGACTTAGCCGGATCTCCTTCGGCTCATTCATCCTCGCGATTCTGCTCGGCAAAGCCGTCATGATCCTCTGCGTATCGGTGCTCAGCTTCGACATTGGCGATCTGACCAAGCAGCCTTGGCGGATCATCCTTGCCCTCGTGCTGTTCATCGTCATGTGGCTGGGCGGCAAGAAGCTGGAATCGCGCTATCATTTGAAGTAA
- a CDS encoding MFS transporter: MAKRLFSREIILFSVILFFVEFVRGAALISFLPIYGEKMLGLSLDIIGIAITAHYLTDTALKMAIGYLLDRFSIRFVVHTGLFISFIGIFLVPFAHAPWLFIVAAALYGVGISPIWIVCLTKVSDDRRAMQMGFLYTIWFIGIGAGPIVSNLLLDYSKSFTYYLLLGFALLCWLLSLFINNSKAQGAATSLPLREQFVILKDRLRHMRLLLPGMVLQTMGAGMLVPILPSFAENKLGMNGAQYSLLLTAGGACTVLGLIPLGRLSDILGGKKWFLVLGFVFIGVSLYLLSLAPPMWECIVLTGVLGLSYATLLPAWNALLANYVPPKQQGLGWGIFSTVEGIGGMIGPVIGGSLATMQDQSAVLWYSGIMYAVIGFFYIWFPFRAFKEKEI, translated from the coding sequence ATGGCTAAACGATTATTTTCGCGCGAAATCATTCTGTTCTCCGTCATTCTGTTCTTCGTCGAGTTCGTACGCGGAGCTGCGCTTATCAGCTTCCTGCCGATTTATGGAGAGAAAATGCTCGGTTTATCACTCGATATTATCGGTATCGCGATCACCGCCCACTACTTGACCGATACCGCGCTGAAGATGGCGATCGGCTACCTGCTCGACCGGTTCTCGATTCGTTTCGTTGTACATACCGGCTTGTTCATCTCGTTCATCGGCATATTTCTCGTCCCATTCGCACATGCTCCGTGGCTTTTCATTGTAGCCGCCGCCCTATACGGGGTAGGAATCTCGCCAATCTGGATTGTCTGCTTAACGAAAGTGTCAGATGACCGCCGGGCGATGCAGATGGGCTTCCTCTATACGATCTGGTTCATCGGCATCGGTGCCGGGCCGATCGTCAGCAACCTGCTGCTCGATTACAGCAAGTCCTTCACCTACTACCTGCTCCTCGGGTTCGCTCTGCTATGCTGGCTGCTGTCGCTATTCATTAACAACAGCAAGGCACAAGGCGCCGCAACGTCACTTCCGCTTCGCGAGCAGTTCGTCATTCTCAAAGACCGTCTGCGCCATATGCGCCTGCTGCTTCCCGGCATGGTGCTGCAGACGATGGGCGCAGGGATGCTCGTTCCCATTCTGCCGAGCTTCGCCGAGAACAAGCTTGGCATGAACGGCGCGCAATACTCGCTGCTTCTTACAGCCGGAGGCGCCTGCACGGTGCTTGGCCTTATTCCGCTTGGCCGATTATCGGACATCCTCGGCGGGAAGAAGTGGTTTCTCGTGCTTGGCTTCGTCTTCATTGGCGTCTCGCTGTACCTGCTCTCGCTCGCTCCGCCGATGTGGGAATGCATCGTGCTCACCGGCGTGCTCGGCCTTTCGTATGCGACGCTGCTGCCTGCATGGAATGCGCTGCTCGCCAACTATGTGCCTCCGAAGCAGCAAGGGCTTGGATGGGGCATCTTCTCTACCGTCGAAGGCATTGGCGGGATGATTGGGCCTGTAATCGGCGGTTCGCTTGCTACAATGCAGGACCAGTCGGCAGTGCTGTGGTACAGCGGCATTATGTATGCCGTTATCGGATTTTTCTATATTTGGTTCCCATTCCGTGCATTTAAAGAGAAAGAAATATAA
- a CDS encoding FUSC family protein, whose amino-acid sequence MTIGARVLKTGLAVALALYLSNMLGFASPIIAAVASIFTIQPSISRSWQQVVDQLQTNLLGAAVALAAVSLFGTAPIAVGLVCIIVILISIKLRMESTIGLTLVTVVAVMEANQEGWTFALDRVLMVLTGMAAAFAVNTLIIPPRPRKQFVSQVQEAYNQLSLLLRLAISNEMKEDVHRREKEKLVGILRKLDESYLLFEEERSLLPKRKAARARQLILSKHLIKALHKGVDLLEVVEEHYFSAADAEMWAKRFDAQIEELAKYHEHILLKLAGKMKPFATIEPEQEREDRLIEQLTSYLHDEHGHNKRLVFVASSMLEYGYHLRRLDKVADQVQQREGAAELSLQ is encoded by the coding sequence ATGACAATTGGCGCACGAGTTCTGAAGACAGGGCTTGCCGTCGCGCTGGCGCTCTACCTGAGCAACATGCTCGGCTTTGCATCCCCGATCATCGCAGCTGTAGCTTCAATCTTTACGATTCAGCCGTCCATTTCACGTTCCTGGCAGCAGGTCGTCGATCAGCTTCAAACCAATTTGCTCGGAGCTGCTGTTGCGCTTGCGGCGGTTAGCCTGTTCGGAACGGCACCGATAGCGGTCGGTCTTGTATGTATCATCGTTATTCTTATAAGTATCAAGCTGCGGATGGAGAGCACCATTGGCCTTACGCTGGTTACGGTTGTAGCGGTAATGGAAGCGAATCAGGAAGGCTGGACCTTCGCTCTGGACCGCGTACTCATGGTTTTGACAGGGATGGCGGCAGCTTTCGCCGTGAATACGCTCATTATTCCGCCTCGTCCGCGCAAGCAATTCGTCAGTCAAGTTCAGGAGGCCTATAATCAGCTGTCGCTCCTGCTTCGCCTCGCGATCTCGAATGAGATGAAAGAGGATGTGCATCGCAGGGAGAAAGAGAAGCTGGTCGGCATTCTGCGCAAGCTGGATGAATCGTACCTGCTGTTCGAGGAGGAACGATCGCTGCTTCCCAAGCGCAAGGCAGCGCGGGCAAGGCAGCTCATTCTGTCCAAGCATCTCATAAAAGCGCTGCATAAAGGCGTCGATCTGCTCGAGGTCGTAGAGGAGCATTATTTCTCGGCGGCGGATGCGGAGATGTGGGCGAAGCGGTTCGATGCCCAGATTGAAGAGCTGGCGAAGTACCACGAGCATATCTTGCTCAAGCTGGCTGGCAAAATGAAGCCGTTCGCAACGATTGAGCCGGAGCAGGAGCGGGAAGATCGGCTCATTGAGCAGCTGACGAGCTACTTGCATGATGAACACGGGCACAATAAGCGCCTTGTGTTCGTTGCATCATCCATGCTGGAGTACGGCTATCATCTCCGCCGGCTCGACAAAGTGGCGGATCAAGTACAGCAGCGCGAAGGTGCTGCCGAGCTAAGCTTGCAATAA